A genomic window from Salvia splendens isolate huo1 chromosome 11, SspV2, whole genome shotgun sequence includes:
- the LOC121754120 gene encoding transcription factor MYB41-like: protein MGRSPCCDKNGLKKGPWTPEEDEKLSRYIHAHGAGNWRNLPKNAGLERCGKSCRLRWINYLRPDIKRGRFSFEEETIIQLHSVLGNKWSAIAERLPGRTDNEIKNYWNTHVRKRLLRTGIDPVTHAPRLDMLDLSSLLTSPQLNLPSLLRLQTLLNPEALRLAMSLASSHGGGAQLLQNQPQAAVQPNHFENIVDQQIPPNPIKNDAFQCQQMVQDNLVRADLLENSSFDNVNLDSVSLSSSPAVINGGGEDERERFCSDLLRFEIPESLNFDDFM, encoded by the exons ATGGGAAGATCGCCTTGCTGCGACAAAAATGGCCTCAAGAAGGGGCCGTGGACGCCCGAAGAAGACGAGAAGCTCAGTCGATACATCCACGCCCATGGCGCCGGAAATTGGAgaaatcttcccaaaaatgCTG GTCTTGAAAGATGTGGGAAGAGTTGTCGGCTGCGTTGGATTAATTACTTGAGGCCAGATATCAAAAGAGGAAGATTCTCATTTGAAGAAGAAACTATAATCCAACTCCATAGTGTTCTTGGCAACAA ATGGTCAGCTATTGCGGAGCGTCTGCCCGGGAGAACAGACAACGAGATAAAAAACTACTGGAACACCCACGTCCGGAAGCGTCTGCTCCGGACCGGGATCGACCCAGTGACCCACGCGCCACGGCTCGACATGCTCGACCTCTCGTCGCTCCTCACCTCGCCGCAGCTCAACCTGCCGAGCCTCCTCCGCCTCCAGACGCTCCTAAACCCGGAGGCGCTGAGGCTCGCCATGAGCCTCGCATCGAGCCACGGCGGCGGCGCTCAGCTCCTACAAAATCAGCCACAGGCGGCGGTCCAACCTAATCACTTTGAAAACATTGTTGATCAACAAATTCCACCAAATCCAATCAAAAACGATGCGTTTCAATGTCAACAAATGGTTCAAGACAATTTGGTGAGGGCAGATTTGTTGGAAAACTCGAGTTTTGACAATGTTAATTTGGATTCAGTTTCTCTCTCTAGCTCTCCTGCGGTTATCAATGGAGGAGGagaagatgagagagagagattctgCAGTGATTTGTTGAGATTTGAGATTCCGGAGAGTTTGAATTTTGATGATTTCatgtaa